One window of Halopseudomonas maritima genomic DNA carries:
- a CDS encoding LPS-assembly protein LptD, producing MAYRTPPFRSSFPMLLASSLLLVQPLSAAANQVQCRPAGNSWACEPLQARGELPPRPPKAAPAPAPNPAPVAESAVAVSAGAAAAAAASRATGSTDFSQLDWVPREQLSAEQQAAIAPYCGGAYIEPERTGRDDATPFDQLPVYASADSSRFEQGNQTGVLEGDVLLRQGRLQARSDQASFDQANAQAMLEGNVRLRDQGVLVLGDQASMRIDNGETRIDGVQYVVHDARARGTASRLMRRDDAVIVISDGSYTTCEPGQNSWALHGDDIELDREKGWGEARHVTLRVKDVPVFYTPYIYFPIDDRRQTGLLPPSFSHSTDNGTEIETPYYINLAPNYDATLYPRYLSERGLQMEGEFRYKKPDNEGSLTAAFLNDSEYNENRWLYGWQHQGGLQSRWSTDVNYVDISDPFYFQDLNTALEARSDTYVNQRAGITYRGDGWRFRAGVHAYELATITSLTPYERLPQLRLDGANWLGDSGLRFGYDLEYVYFDRDLDNGFITGQDGIQLDALGNPILTPDENLTGLQRATGHRVSVSPKLSYPWRNSWAFVTPSVRTQSTYYDLDFDARADGFNYADANTTPSSTVPVAALDAGLYFDRDTSWFGKGLRQTLEPRAFYLYAPHEDQNDQPLFDTNQNTFSYSSLFRDNRFSGRDRVADANQLSLGVTSRALEADGTERARASFGQVLYFRDREVQMLDANGVARSADTSSSSAYAAELMYRVSDAWRVNSDIIWDPDDSSSDAGSVFAHYQPEPRKVLNMGYRYRNNVNTYNALTGTFQRDPDSRIDQSDLSFMWPLNPQWSLIGRWQHDFAEDRTLEAFGGLEYDSCCWKLRVINRYWVDYNEFESVARDESNRGIFLQVVLKGLGSVSGNEVHSLLDDGIPGYREREENAF from the coding sequence ATGGCCTACCGCACTCCACCGTTTCGCTCCTCCTTTCCCATGTTGCTGGCCAGCTCACTGCTGCTGGTCCAGCCCTTAAGCGCCGCTGCCAACCAGGTGCAATGCCGCCCGGCGGGCAACAGCTGGGCCTGCGAGCCACTGCAAGCCCGTGGCGAGCTGCCACCCAGACCGCCAAAAGCCGCACCCGCCCCGGCCCCGAATCCCGCCCCGGTCGCAGAGAGCGCCGTGGCGGTCAGCGCTGGCGCCGCCGCAGCCGCTGCGGCCAGCCGCGCCACCGGCAGCACTGATTTCAGCCAGCTGGACTGGGTCCCACGTGAACAACTCAGTGCTGAGCAGCAAGCCGCCATTGCCCCCTATTGTGGCGGCGCCTACATTGAGCCGGAACGCACCGGTCGCGACGATGCCACGCCCTTTGACCAACTGCCGGTCTACGCCTCAGCCGACAGCAGTCGTTTCGAGCAAGGCAACCAGACCGGGGTGCTGGAGGGCGACGTGCTGCTGCGCCAGGGCCGCCTGCAGGCCCGTTCTGACCAGGCGAGTTTTGACCAGGCCAACGCCCAGGCCATGCTCGAAGGCAATGTACGCCTGCGCGACCAGGGCGTTCTGGTATTGGGCGACCAGGCCAGCATGCGCATCGACAACGGCGAAACCCGTATCGATGGCGTCCAATACGTGGTTCACGATGCTCGCGCCCGGGGCACCGCCAGCCGGCTGATGCGCCGTGACGACGCTGTCATCGTCATCAGCGACGGCAGTTACACCACCTGCGAACCCGGCCAAAACAGCTGGGCGCTGCATGGCGACGACATCGAGCTGGACCGCGAGAAGGGCTGGGGCGAGGCGCGTCACGTTACCCTGCGGGTCAAGGACGTACCGGTGTTCTACACCCCGTACATCTACTTCCCGATCGACGACCGTCGCCAGACCGGCCTGTTGCCACCGAGCTTCAGCCACTCGACCGACAACGGCACCGAGATCGAGACACCCTACTACATCAACCTGGCGCCGAACTACGATGCCACCCTGTACCCGCGCTACCTGTCTGAGCGCGGCCTGCAGATGGAAGGCGAATTCCGCTACAAGAAGCCGGACAACGAAGGCAGCCTGACCGCCGCCTTCCTGAACGACAGCGAGTACAACGAAAATCGCTGGCTCTACGGCTGGCAGCACCAGGGTGGTCTGCAGAGCCGCTGGAGTACCGATGTCAACTACGTCGATATCAGCGACCCCTTCTACTTCCAGGACTTGAACACTGCCCTGGAAGCCCGCTCGGATACCTACGTGAACCAGCGAGCCGGTATCACCTATCGTGGCGATGGCTGGCGCTTCCGCGCTGGAGTACACGCCTACGAGCTGGCCACCATCACCTCGCTGACGCCGTACGAGCGCCTGCCGCAACTGCGCCTGGACGGCGCCAACTGGCTGGGTGACAGCGGTCTGCGCTTCGGCTACGACCTTGAGTATGTCTACTTCGACCGAGACCTGGACAACGGTTTTATCACTGGCCAGGACGGTATTCAGCTTGACGCCCTAGGCAACCCGATCCTGACCCCGGACGAGAACCTGACCGGGTTGCAGCGCGCCACCGGCCACCGCGTCAGCGTGAGTCCCAAGCTCAGCTACCCCTGGCGCAACAGCTGGGCCTTTGTCACGCCCAGCGTGCGCACCCAGAGCACCTACTATGATCTGGACTTCGACGCGCGCGCCGATGGCTTCAACTACGCCGATGCCAACACCACGCCATCCAGCACGGTGCCGGTGGCGGCGCTGGACGCCGGCCTGTACTTCGACCGCGACACCAGCTGGTTCGGCAAGGGCCTGCGCCAGACCCTGGAGCCGCGCGCCTTCTACCTGTACGCGCCGCACGAAGACCAGAACGACCAGCCGCTGTTCGACACCAACCAGAACACCTTCAGCTACAGCTCGCTGTTCCGCGACAACCGCTTCAGCGGCCGGGATCGCGTGGCCGATGCCAATCAGCTGTCGCTCGGTGTGACCAGCCGCGCGCTGGAAGCCGACGGCACCGAGCGCGCCCGCGCCAGCTTCGGCCAGGTGCTGTACTTCCGCGACCGTGAAGTGCAGATGCTCGACGCCAACGGTGTAGCGCGCAGCGCCGACACCTCCTCCTCCTCAGCGTACGCCGCGGAGTTGATGTACCGGGTCAGCGATGCCTGGCGCGTCAACAGCGACATCATCTGGGATCCGGACGACAGCAGCAGCGACGCTGGCAGCGTCTTCGCCCACTACCAGCCCGAGCCGCGCAAGGTGCTGAACATGGGCTATCGCTACCGCAACAACGTCAACACCTACAACGCGCTGACCGGCACCTTCCAGCGCGACCCGGACAGCCGTATCGACCAGTCCGACCTCTCGTTCATGTGGCCGTTGAACCCGCAGTGGAGCCTGATCGGCCGCTGGCAGCATGACTTTGCCGAAGATCGAACCCTCGAAGCCTTTGGCGGTCTGGAGTACGACAGCTGCTGCTGGAAGCTGCGCGTCATCAACCGCTACTGGGTCGACTACAACGAGTTCGAATCCGTCGCCCGCGACGAATCCAACCGCGGTATCTTCCTGCAGGTGGTCCTGAAGGGCCTTGGCAGCGTCAGCGGCAACGAAGTACACAGCCTTCTTGATGATGGCATCCCCGGTTACAGAGAGCGTGAAGAAAATGCATTTTAA
- a CDS encoding aminoglycoside phosphotransferase family protein, which produces MPEYELARQLTGEIGILMDSRQQQMHEWLAGALAQAAATLHWGDLPKGELAPASADASFRRYFRWQAGGHSLIIMDAPPEHENSEPFVRITGLLQDAGVRVPRIFAQDLGQGFLLLEDMGAQTYLQYIQQGVSDDELERLFSDAIASLIRWQRASRPGVLPEYDEAVLRRELALFPDWYVARVLERELTPEQRRLWDRVQQLVLDSNLAEAQVYVHRDYMPRNLMVAAGEPGVLDFQDALYGPISYDVTSLFADAFFSWPVAERRQWLQRYWQQAVAAGLPVPAQLGDFLDQARLMGVQRHLKVLGIFARICHRDGKPHYLADAPRFVGYLREACAEDVRLQPLVELLDSLGIPAA; this is translated from the coding sequence ATGCCTGAGTACGAATTGGCACGGCAACTGACAGGCGAGATTGGGATATTGATGGATTCACGACAGCAACAAATGCACGAGTGGTTGGCAGGTGCGCTTGCGCAAGCTGCTGCAACCCTGCACTGGGGGGATTTGCCCAAGGGTGAGCTGGCGCCGGCCAGCGCCGATGCCAGTTTTCGACGCTATTTTCGCTGGCAGGCGGGCGGACACAGCCTGATCATCATGGATGCGCCGCCGGAGCACGAGAACAGCGAGCCTTTTGTGCGTATTACCGGCTTGCTGCAGGATGCCGGTGTGCGGGTGCCGCGCATTTTCGCCCAGGATCTGGGGCAGGGCTTTCTGTTGCTCGAGGACATGGGCGCCCAAACCTACCTGCAGTACATCCAGCAGGGCGTTAGCGACGACGAGCTGGAGCGCCTGTTCAGCGACGCTATCGCCAGTCTGATCCGCTGGCAGCGGGCCAGCCGCCCTGGCGTACTGCCTGAGTACGATGAGGCGGTGCTGCGCCGTGAGCTGGCGCTGTTTCCAGACTGGTACGTGGCGCGTGTGCTGGAGCGTGAGCTGACGCCAGAGCAGCGACGCCTGTGGGATAGGGTGCAGCAGCTCGTGCTGGACAGCAACCTGGCTGAGGCGCAGGTGTACGTGCACCGTGATTACATGCCGCGCAACCTGATGGTGGCTGCCGGCGAGCCTGGAGTGCTGGATTTTCAGGATGCCCTCTATGGCCCGATCAGTTACGACGTGACCTCGCTGTTTGCCGATGCTTTTTTCAGTTGGCCGGTGGCCGAGCGACGCCAATGGCTGCAGCGCTACTGGCAGCAGGCTGTCGCGGCTGGGTTGCCGGTGCCGGCGCAGCTCGGCGACTTTCTGGATCAGGCGCGGCTGATGGGCGTGCAGCGCCACCTCAAGGTTCTGGGGATCTTCGCGCGTATCTGTCACCGCGACGGCAAGCCCCATTACCTGGCCGATGCGCCGCGCTTTGTCGGTTATCTGCGTGAGGCCTGCGCCGAGGATGTGCGGCTGCAGCCGCTGGTCGAGCTGCTTGATAGTCTGGGGATACCTGCGGCATGA
- the murU gene encoding N-acetylmuramate alpha-1-phosphate uridylyltransferase MurU, with the protein MKAMILAAGKGERMRPLTLHTPKPLLKVGDKPLLQWHIEALAAAGLRELVINHAWLGEQIEAFFADGAALGVRIAWSAEGEPLETGGGIRRALPLLGDGPFVLVNGDVWTDFDFTGFSLPPGKLAHLVLIDNPAHNPNGDFLLQGEQVGNPKAGEQGLTYSGIAVLHPGLLADQSHGAFALAPLLRQAADLGRVSGEHFRGQWIDVGTPQRLVDADRQARA; encoded by the coding sequence ATGAAGGCGATGATTCTGGCGGCGGGCAAGGGCGAACGCATGCGCCCGCTGACGTTGCACACACCCAAGCCGCTGCTCAAGGTTGGCGACAAGCCGTTGCTGCAGTGGCATATCGAGGCGCTGGCGGCAGCGGGGCTGCGTGAACTGGTGATCAACCACGCCTGGCTGGGCGAACAGATCGAAGCCTTCTTTGCCGATGGCGCAGCGCTGGGCGTGCGGATTGCCTGGTCGGCTGAGGGCGAACCGCTGGAAACCGGCGGCGGTATACGTCGGGCGCTGCCGCTGCTGGGCGATGGCCCCTTTGTGCTGGTTAATGGCGACGTCTGGACAGATTTTGACTTTACCGGTTTCAGCTTGCCGCCCGGCAAGTTGGCCCATCTGGTGTTGATCGACAATCCGGCGCATAACCCCAATGGCGACTTTTTGCTGCAGGGTGAACAGGTAGGCAACCCCAAGGCAGGCGAGCAGGGCCTGACCTACAGCGGTATCGCGGTGCTGCATCCGGGGTTGCTGGCTGACCAGTCGCACGGCGCCTTTGCCCTGGCGCCGCTGCTGCGCCAGGCGGCCGACCTGGGACGTGTCAGTGGTGAGCATTTTCGTGGCCAGTGGATCGATGTGGGTACGCCGCAGCGGCTGGTCGACGCTGATCGGCAGGCGAGGGCTTAA
- a CDS encoding DnaJ domain-containing protein, translating to MLWPVTVMGALVGGLGGALPGALLGAVVGHALDRYWQLRRWRDLPIRLAELRTGPADFERVLFLCLGRLAKASGRVSQVHLQLARDLMQLYRLDEAACLRAMHDFNQGKTAADLRPLVRALRKREPARAAELLDSCWRMAVVPGQLSDEVRTLLADWAAEAGLAQSEQQRMHQRHQRTQAPPRSRSAVPRQDALRRAASLLKVDLADSPEVIKRAYRRQLSLHHPDKLAARGAGNVEQGNAGERIRQIQEAYELLRRHKGFR from the coding sequence GTGCTCTGGCCGGTCACGGTGATGGGCGCGCTGGTTGGAGGGCTGGGCGGCGCGCTGCCAGGTGCGTTGCTGGGGGCGGTAGTCGGACATGCGCTGGATCGGTATTGGCAGCTGCGGCGTTGGCGCGACTTGCCGATACGCTTGGCGGAGCTGCGCACTGGCCCCGCCGACTTCGAGCGTGTGTTGTTTTTGTGCCTCGGCAGGCTGGCCAAGGCCAGCGGGCGAGTCAGTCAGGTGCACCTGCAGTTGGCGCGTGATCTGATGCAGCTGTATCGGTTGGACGAGGCCGCGTGCCTGCGCGCCATGCACGACTTCAATCAAGGCAAAACGGCGGCCGATCTTCGCCCCTTGGTGCGCGCCCTGCGCAAGCGCGAGCCAGCCCGCGCTGCGGAATTGCTCGACAGCTGCTGGCGCATGGCGGTGGTGCCGGGGCAACTGAGCGACGAGGTTCGCACCCTGCTGGCCGACTGGGCGGCAGAGGCCGGCTTGGCGCAGTCCGAGCAGCAGCGCATGCATCAGCGTCATCAGCGCACCCAGGCGCCGCCGCGCAGTCGCTCAGCGGTACCGCGTCAGGATGCCCTGCGGCGCGCCGCCAGTCTGCTCAAGGTCGATCTGGCTGATTCGCCAGAGGTGATCAAGCGTGCCTACCGTCGGCAATTGAGCTTGCACCATCCCGACAAGCTGGCAGCTCGGGGCGCCGGCAATGTGGAGCAGGGCAACGCCGGGGAGCGCATTCGGCAGATTCAGGAGGCGTATGAGCTGCTGCGCCGACACAAGGGGTTTCGCTAA
- a CDS encoding DUF3530 family protein encodes MRLPALIALLCLANHAAAQEPEPDAGAISTPSERVDALSRSALYRDVLQRETPTEEQRQLEFNGESLFGLFLPAARPEPLGGVLLIAGAGEHADWPELIGPARRQLSDAGWHTLAITLPDAPDSPTIISPPIADPANQPPAEAEPGADPAMLAGSEPADDPAPAVSLDYGTAAGGLITAALQVLQAEGAEQISLVARRDAGYWALLATDSTPPEQPPQAMVLFEARQPAAAERPSLSSLLEGWDKPMLEMLDRDSPLGQAQAADHLRVARRAGHNAYRQLDLAPIQRSAVAQEIIGKRLQGWLEANYRPAQPTPETGETP; translated from the coding sequence ATGCGCCTGCCAGCCCTGATTGCGCTGCTCTGCCTCGCCAACCACGCCGCCGCCCAAGAGCCTGAGCCCGATGCCGGTGCGATCAGCACGCCGAGCGAACGCGTCGATGCTCTGTCACGCAGCGCCCTGTACCGCGACGTGCTACAGCGCGAAACGCCAACCGAGGAGCAACGACAGCTGGAGTTCAACGGCGAGTCGCTATTTGGCCTGTTTCTGCCAGCCGCCAGGCCTGAACCACTGGGCGGCGTGCTGCTGATTGCGGGGGCCGGTGAGCACGCCGACTGGCCCGAACTGATCGGCCCGGCGCGGCGCCAGTTGAGCGACGCCGGCTGGCACACGCTGGCCATCACCCTGCCCGATGCGCCCGACAGCCCTACCATCATCAGTCCGCCCATCGCCGATCCAGCCAACCAGCCGCCTGCCGAAGCCGAACCTGGCGCCGACCCCGCCATGCTGGCCGGCAGCGAGCCTGCCGACGACCCAGCGCCAGCCGTTAGCCTGGATTACGGCACGGCTGCCGGCGGCCTGATCACCGCCGCGCTACAGGTCTTGCAGGCTGAGGGGGCCGAGCAGATCAGCCTGGTCGCCCGTCGCGACGCCGGCTACTGGGCCCTGCTGGCGACCGACAGCACGCCACCGGAGCAGCCGCCGCAGGCCATGGTGCTCTTCGAGGCGCGCCAGCCCGCCGCAGCCGAGCGTCCGAGCCTGAGCAGCCTGCTGGAGGGCTGGGACAAGCCCATGCTGGAAATGCTCGACCGAGACAGCCCGCTGGGCCAGGCGCAAGCCGCCGACCACCTGCGCGTCGCCCGCCGCGCCGGCCACAACGCCTATCGCCAACTGGACCTGGCACCGATACAGCGCTCGGCGGTGGCGCAAGAGATAATTGGTAAGCGCCTGCAAGGCTGGCTGGAAGCCAACTACCGGCCAGCCCAGCCCACACCCGAGACGGGCGAGACACCCTGA
- the rpe gene encoding ribulose-phosphate 3-epimerase, protein MPDYAIAPSILSADFARLGEDVDRVLAAGADIVHFDVMDNHYVPNLTIGPMVCTALRKYGVTAPIDVHLMVKPVDRIIGDFLEAGASYITFHPEASEHIDRSLQLIKDGGAKAGLVFNPATSLDALKYVMDKVDMVLLMSVNPGFGGQKFIPGTLDKLREARALIDASGREIRLEIDGGVNEQNIRAIAEAGADTFVAGSAIFNKPDYKAVIDSMRAELAQVKR, encoded by the coding sequence ATGCCTGATTACGCCATCGCGCCGTCCATTCTGTCCGCCGATTTTGCCCGTCTTGGTGAAGACGTCGACCGGGTGCTGGCAGCGGGTGCCGATATTGTTCACTTTGATGTCATGGACAACCACTATGTGCCCAACCTGACCATTGGGCCGATGGTGTGCACTGCGCTGCGCAAGTATGGCGTGACCGCGCCGATCGATGTGCATCTGATGGTCAAGCCGGTCGACCGCATTATTGGCGACTTTCTCGAAGCCGGTGCCAGCTATATCACTTTCCACCCGGAAGCCTCCGAGCACATCGACCGGTCATTGCAGTTGATCAAGGACGGCGGCGCCAAGGCTGGCCTGGTATTCAACCCGGCGACGTCGCTGGATGCGCTCAAGTACGTGATGGACAAGGTCGATATGGTGCTGCTGATGAGCGTTAACCCTGGCTTTGGCGGCCAGAAGTTCATCCCGGGTACGCTGGATAAGCTGCGTGAAGCTCGTGCTCTGATCGACGCCAGCGGCCGTGAGATTCGTCTGGAAATCGATGGTGGCGTCAACGAGCAGAACATCCGCGCCATCGCCGAAGCGGGCGCCGATACCTTCGTTGCCGGCTCCGCCATTTTCAACAAGCCGGACTACAAGGCAGTCATCGACAGCATGCGTGCGGAGCTGGCGCAGGTAAAACGCTGA